One window of the Acaryochloris sp. CCMEE 5410 genome contains the following:
- the ribD gene encoding bifunctional diaminohydroxyphosphoribosylaminopyrimidine deaminase/5-amino-6-(5-phosphoribosylamino)uracil reductase RibD produces the protein MEIHPLSDQPSLSKDAVNTDPHHQQMMQRCLQLAQQAAGFTTPNPLVGCVIERDGKIVGEGYHPKAGEPHAEVFALRAAGDKAKGATAYVSLEPCNHFGRTPPCSEALVKAGVATVVVGMVDPDPRVSGKGIERLRAAGIQVITGVEEADCQRVNEAFVHRVLYQRPFGILKYAMTLDGKIATTAGHSAWITKEVARAHVHRLRATCDAVIVGGNTVRRDNPHLTTHHKADANQPPNNPLRVVLSRTLDLPPTAHLWETDIASTIVLTQGHPNGKGQAYLEKQGVEVVNLDELTPATVMAYLGEKELLSVLWECGGTLSARAIADGSVQKVLAFIAPKIVGGQNAPSPVGDLGFNQMTEALQLERVRWHIVGEDCLVEGYLPKSTSE, from the coding sequence ATGGAGATTCATCCTCTGTCAGACCAGCCCTCTCTCTCCAAGGATGCTGTGAATACTGATCCGCACCACCAACAGATGATGCAGCGTTGTTTACAGCTGGCTCAACAGGCGGCTGGTTTTACGACGCCTAATCCCCTTGTGGGCTGTGTGATTGAACGGGATGGAAAAATTGTCGGTGAAGGCTATCATCCTAAGGCTGGAGAACCCCATGCTGAAGTATTTGCCCTGAGAGCGGCGGGGGATAAAGCCAAGGGCGCTACCGCCTATGTCAGTTTAGAACCCTGTAATCACTTTGGGCGCACTCCGCCCTGTTCCGAAGCGTTAGTCAAAGCAGGGGTGGCTACGGTGGTGGTGGGGATGGTCGATCCAGATCCACGAGTCTCAGGTAAGGGGATTGAGCGCCTTCGAGCTGCAGGTATTCAGGTGATTACAGGGGTAGAAGAGGCTGACTGTCAACGCGTTAATGAAGCCTTTGTTCATCGGGTCCTCTATCAGCGCCCGTTTGGCATCCTTAAATATGCCATGACCTTAGATGGCAAAATTGCCACGACTGCAGGCCATAGCGCTTGGATTACCAAGGAAGTCGCCCGTGCCCATGTGCACCGACTCCGGGCCACTTGTGATGCCGTGATCGTCGGTGGCAATACAGTCCGCCGGGATAATCCTCATTTAACAACCCATCACAAAGCAGATGCGAATCAGCCCCCCAATAATCCCCTACGGGTGGTGTTAAGCCGGACCCTTGATCTGCCGCCAACGGCACATTTGTGGGAAACAGATATCGCTTCTACGATTGTGCTCACCCAAGGTCATCCGAATGGGAAGGGTCAGGCCTACCTAGAAAAGCAGGGCGTAGAAGTCGTGAACTTAGACGAACTAACACCAGCAACGGTGATGGCTTATTTGGGTGAGAAGGAACTGCTATCAGTGTTATGGGAATGTGGAGGGACCTTGTCTGCCCGTGCGATCGCAGATGGTTCTGTCCAAAAAGTCTTGGCCTTTATCGCCCCCAAAATTGTCGGAGGCCAAAATGCGCCTTCCCCTGTGGGAGACTTGGGTTTCAATCAGATGACGGAGGCCCTTCAGTTAGAGCGGGTACGCTGGCATATTGTCGGTGAAGATTGCCTCGTAGAAGGATATCTACCTAAGTCAACCTCTGAATAA
- a CDS encoding photosystem II reaction center protein K — protein MEAVLLLAKLPEAFSVFSPIVDVMPVIPLFFLALAFVWQAAVGFK, from the coding sequence ATGGAAGCAGTTCTGCTGTTGGCGAAACTACCTGAAGCCTTCTCCGTTTTTAGCCCGATTGTGGATGTTATGCCTGTTATTCCACTTTTCTTCTTGGCGCTTGCTTTCGTTTGGCAAGCAGCGGTTGGTTTTAAGTAA
- the tgt gene encoding tRNA guanosine(34) transglycosylase Tgt, whose amino-acid sequence MSNQFRFECHQHCSQTQARVGTFYTPHGPVDTPRFMPVGTLANVKTLTPAQLQETGAQMILANTYHLHLQPGESIVEQAGGLHRFMNWPGPILTDSGGFQVFSLSDMRSIAEEGVSFRSPRDGQMIHLSPETSMAIQNALGADVIMAFDECPPYPASRDAIQAATERTQRWLARCVKAHDRSDQALFGIVQGGTFADLRQAAARSVVEFDLPGYAIGGVSVGEPPELIEKIVKVTTPLLPVHKPRYLMGVGTYREMVQAIAAGIDLFDCVIPTRLARHGNALVAGERWNLKNNRFREDFTPLDSACPCYTCQNFTRAYISHLLRSRELLAYTLLSIHNITELIGFTQRIRQAILNDQFQQVFGTWLSSSDTPLD is encoded by the coding sequence TTGAGCAATCAGTTTCGGTTTGAATGTCATCAGCACTGCTCCCAAACCCAGGCCCGTGTTGGCACCTTTTATACTCCCCATGGTCCTGTGGATACGCCCCGGTTTATGCCCGTGGGAACCTTAGCCAATGTGAAAACCTTGACCCCAGCTCAACTGCAAGAGACGGGGGCTCAAATGATTTTGGCTAATACCTATCATTTGCATTTGCAACCCGGTGAATCCATCGTGGAGCAAGCCGGGGGTCTACATCGATTTATGAACTGGCCAGGGCCTATCTTGACGGACTCCGGTGGTTTTCAAGTCTTTAGCCTCAGTGACATGCGTTCCATCGCCGAAGAAGGAGTGAGTTTTCGGTCTCCCCGGGATGGTCAAATGATTCATCTCTCGCCCGAAACTTCCATGGCGATTCAAAATGCCCTGGGAGCAGATGTCATTATGGCCTTTGATGAATGCCCCCCCTATCCGGCGAGTCGAGATGCGATTCAAGCCGCCACAGAGCGAACCCAGCGTTGGCTAGCCCGTTGCGTTAAGGCGCACGACCGCTCTGATCAGGCTCTATTTGGCATTGTTCAGGGGGGAACCTTTGCCGATTTGCGTCAAGCTGCTGCGCGATCTGTGGTGGAATTTGATTTACCCGGCTATGCCATTGGCGGTGTCAGTGTGGGAGAACCCCCGGAACTTATTGAAAAAATTGTCAAAGTGACAACGCCCCTGTTACCGGTCCATAAACCCCGGTATCTCATGGGGGTGGGCACCTACCGAGAGATGGTGCAAGCCATTGCTGCCGGGATTGATTTGTTTGACTGTGTGATTCCGACGCGCTTAGCCCGTCATGGCAATGCTTTAGTCGCCGGAGAACGATGGAATCTCAAGAACAATCGATTCCGGGAAGACTTTACCCCTCTGGATTCTGCCTGTCCTTGCTATACCTGCCAAAATTTTACGCGGGCCTATATCAGTCATTTGTTACGTTCACGAGAACTTCTCGCCTATACCCTCTTAAGTATTCACAATATTACGGAGCTAATTGGCTTTACCCAGCGTATTCGGCAGGCAATCCTAAATGATCAGTTTCAGCAAGTCTTTGGCACCTGGCTATCTTCTTCGGATACTCCGCTCGATTAA
- a CDS encoding permease, whose translation MSQLGSGLTLFLSLMVEAMPFLIFGVLVSGVLLIFIDEKRLIAMFPKNPLLGALSGSLFGFLFPVCECGNVPVARRLLIQGASAPVAIGFLLAAPTINPVVIWATWTAFPDQPEIVILRVVFSFAIATIIGWVFSWQSDLKPFLQPNIATLMPVLSSASPAESTESSSFLKSGTYFLDQPSNPIALEAANLDAVMAIASPQPKSLWDKLPLLLDNTIQELREMGGVLVLGSLLATIIQVSVPRNIILAIGQGPVTSVFAMVILGGIISICSTVDAFFALSFASTFTSGALLAFLVFGPMFDLKSMGLLLMVFKPRAVFYIFAMVFQLTLVFTLIINLWIS comes from the coding sequence ATGTCCCAATTGGGTAGTGGATTAACCCTATTTCTAAGCCTCATGGTTGAGGCCATGCCATTTTTGATTTTTGGTGTGTTGGTCTCGGGGGTGCTGCTGATTTTTATTGATGAGAAGCGGCTAATTGCCATGTTCCCCAAGAATCCATTGTTGGGTGCCCTCTCGGGCAGCCTATTTGGCTTTTTATTTCCTGTCTGTGAATGTGGCAATGTCCCCGTTGCTCGACGCTTATTGATTCAAGGGGCATCTGCTCCGGTGGCGATTGGCTTTTTGCTGGCAGCGCCAACCATTAATCCCGTGGTGATTTGGGCGACGTGGACCGCATTCCCAGATCAGCCTGAAATTGTGATTTTGCGAGTCGTGTTTTCTTTTGCGATCGCAACCATTATTGGTTGGGTATTTAGTTGGCAATCGGATCTCAAACCCTTCTTGCAGCCCAACATTGCGACCCTAATGCCTGTCCTATCCAGCGCATCTCCAGCAGAATCGACAGAGTCTTCAAGTTTTTTAAAATCTGGCACCTACTTCCTCGATCAACCCAGCAATCCCATTGCCTTAGAGGCCGCCAACTTGGATGCCGTTATGGCCATTGCTTCCCCTCAGCCCAAATCCCTATGGGACAAGCTGCCGCTCTTGTTAGACAACACCATCCAAGAATTACGAGAAATGGGGGGTGTCTTAGTGCTGGGCAGCCTGCTTGCAACCATTATTCAAGTATCGGTGCCCCGCAATATTATCCTCGCCATTGGTCAAGGCCCAGTGACTTCGGTGTTTGCCATGGTGATTTTAGGGGGGATCATCTCCATCTGTTCGACTGTAGATGCATTTTTTGCCCTTTCTTTTGCCTCTACCTTTACCAGTGGTGCTCTCCTCGCCTTTCTCGTCTTCGGTCCTATGTTTGACCTGAAAAGTATGGGCTTATTATTAATGGTCTTTAAACCCCGGGCTGTTTTTTACATCTTTGCCATGGTCTTTCAGCTCACCTTGGTGTTTACCCTGATCATTAATCTGTGGATTAGTTAG
- a CDS encoding TIGR03943 family putative permease subunit, protein MTAKRIRTRLLPYLSEGLATLALCLWGILILQYWQSGKLGLLIHPNYYGLTLAAGCFLLMLTSLQVLKLWRRRVPMRSQHLSLLSPPVMSGIMLVAALIGLLITPRPFTSQTAIQRGLQDKTMVTRVSPQAFRTTSQPERRTLLEWIRTLDVYPEPDAYAGQKVNVDGFVVYPEDLSDNYFTLTRFVISCCAADAYPVGLPVKLEKSRQNYAVDSWLAIQGEMATETLNGQRQLVIQAQTLKSIPEPDNPYYY, encoded by the coding sequence ATGACAGCAAAACGTATACGCACTAGACTGCTCCCTTACCTATCCGAAGGATTGGCCACTTTGGCCCTCTGCCTATGGGGTATTTTAATTCTGCAATATTGGCAGTCTGGCAAACTGGGGCTACTCATTCATCCCAACTACTATGGCTTGACCCTGGCAGCAGGCTGTTTTTTGCTGATGTTAACGAGTCTTCAGGTCTTAAAGCTTTGGCGTCGGCGAGTTCCCATGCGGTCTCAGCACCTGTCTTTACTATCCCCTCCCGTGATGAGCGGAATTATGCTTGTTGCTGCCCTAATTGGATTACTAATTACCCCCCGTCCTTTCACCAGCCAAACAGCCATTCAGCGGGGCTTACAGGATAAAACGATGGTGACTCGGGTGAGCCCTCAAGCCTTCCGAACCACCAGCCAACCCGAGCGTCGGACATTATTGGAGTGGATTCGTACCCTGGATGTGTATCCAGAACCCGATGCCTATGCTGGGCAAAAGGTGAATGTGGATGGCTTTGTCGTTTATCCAGAAGACTTGTCCGATAACTACTTCACCTTGACGCGTTTTGTGATTAGTTGTTGTGCTGCAGATGCTTATCCTGTGGGTTTGCCAGTGAAGTTAGAGAAAAGCCGCCAAAACTACGCAGTGGATTCCTGGCTGGCGATACAAGGCGAAATGGCGACGGAGACCCTCAATGGTCAACGCCAACTTGTTATTCAAGCCCAGACCCTCAAATCTATCCCTGAACCAGATAATCCTTATTACTATTAG
- a CDS encoding response regulator, with protein MLQANCLHLGKKKAMTAFDTGVKKSTAETLRDLIHAYPSGRVVIRDPNDLSIGWRVSFSQGRVNFAESIVGNQERLSYLLQRCMPQFEGSRPQEPISDYSFLCHLWQADYISHDQLRDLLMAVTQEALIHALAIPHAQYQFEANIQIDPILLCMSLWDLVLPVEQTINQWTLLSTEIQSPFSRPYIIDTDKFAEYADYVSESLPHLDHLTHALEQEQSLYQLAHTLSVKVGDLAISLHPLIKLGALGMNPYHLGEVLTRPRVACINQSKLTQRYVTQVLEPSGYDVMRLSDSIRALPALLKRPPVLALVDAELPHLDGYQLCRMVHRRESLREMPVIIMAPKRGMCDVIRTRLSGAMACLGKPFHHQELLALVQKAAAALPVDQQQQLHALPVLEAQANSKALIKV; from the coding sequence ATGCTTCAAGCCAATTGTCTTCACTTAGGCAAAAAGAAAGCAATGACCGCTTTTGACACTGGAGTTAAAAAATCTACAGCTGAAACCCTGAGGGATCTTATTCATGCGTATCCTTCGGGTCGAGTGGTGATTCGAGATCCTAATGATCTGTCGATTGGATGGCGAGTATCTTTCAGTCAAGGTCGGGTAAATTTTGCCGAAAGCATTGTTGGCAATCAAGAGCGCTTATCTTACTTACTTCAGCGCTGCATGCCTCAGTTCGAAGGGTCTCGCCCTCAAGAACCTATTTCGGATTACTCTTTTCTCTGCCATCTGTGGCAAGCGGATTATATTTCCCATGATCAGCTCCGAGATTTGCTGATGGCCGTCACCCAAGAGGCTCTGATTCATGCTCTGGCTATTCCCCATGCTCAGTATCAATTTGAGGCCAATATTCAGATTGACCCTATTTTGCTATGTATGTCTTTGTGGGATTTGGTTTTACCTGTAGAGCAGACGATTAATCAATGGACACTGCTGAGCACTGAGATTCAATCTCCGTTTTCACGCCCCTATATTATCGATACTGATAAGTTTGCTGAGTATGCAGACTATGTTAGTGAGAGCCTCCCTCATCTAGACCATTTGACTCATGCCCTAGAGCAAGAACAGTCCTTGTATCAGTTGGCCCATACCTTGAGTGTCAAAGTGGGCGATTTGGCTATTTCACTTCATCCTCTGATCAAATTAGGAGCATTAGGGATGAACCCCTATCATCTGGGTGAGGTATTAACCCGGCCTCGGGTGGCCTGTATCAACCAGAGTAAGTTGACTCAGCGCTATGTGACTCAGGTCTTAGAGCCATCAGGCTATGATGTGATGCGTTTGAGCGATTCAATTCGAGCATTGCCTGCCTTGCTCAAGCGTCCACCCGTTCTGGCGTTAGTCGATGCAGAACTTCCCCATCTAGATGGCTATCAGCTTTGTCGGATGGTTCATCGGCGTGAATCTTTGCGGGAAATGCCCGTGATTATCATGGCTCCTAAACGAGGCATGTGTGATGTCATTCGGACACGACTCTCGGGGGCAATGGCTTGTTTAGGGAAACCATTTCATCATCAAGAGTTATTGGCATTAGTCCAGAAAGCAGCCGCCGCTTTACCGGTAGATCAACAACAACAGTTACACGCTTTGCCAGTATTAGAAGCTCAAGCAAACTCTAAAGCCTTGATCAAAGTCTAG
- the prfC gene encoding peptide chain release factor 3: MPTELQTELAEAVEARRNFAIISHPDAGKTTLTEKLLLYGGAIHEAGAVKARRAQRHATSDWMEMEQQRGISITSTVLQFAYQNCQINLLDTPGHQDFSEDTYRTLAAADNAVMLVDAAKGLEPQTRKLFEVCKLRSLPIFTFINKLDRPGREPLELLDEIEQELGLQTYAVNWPIGMGDRFQGVFDRRSRKIHLFQRSDHGKREAIDTQIDLGDPQIESLLDQELYFQLKDELELIEELGSPLDLEQVHNGQMTPIFFGSAMTNFGVELFLEAFLDYALKPGAYESTQGTIEPTYEDFSGFVFKLQANMDPKHRDRVAFIRVCSGKFEKDMTVSHARTGKTIRLSRPQKLFAQGRNSLEEAYPGDIIGLNNPGVFAIGDTIFKGKKLAYEGIPCFSPELFAYLKNPNPSKFKQFQKGVSELREEGAVQIMYSEDEIKRDPILAAVGQLQFEVVQFRLQNEYGVETRLELLPYSVARWVKGGWSALESVGRIFNAITVKDSWGRPVLLFKNEWNLHQMHGDHPDLELSAIAPLAIDQNRVS; the protein is encoded by the coding sequence ATGCCCACTGAATTGCAAACTGAGTTGGCTGAGGCGGTAGAAGCTCGTCGCAACTTTGCGATTATTTCTCACCCTGATGCTGGTAAAACCACCTTGACGGAGAAACTACTGCTTTACGGAGGTGCCATCCATGAAGCAGGGGCGGTTAAGGCCAGACGGGCTCAACGTCATGCGACGTCTGATTGGATGGAAATGGAGCAACAGCGGGGAATTTCGATTACCTCGACGGTGTTGCAGTTTGCCTATCAGAACTGCCAAATTAATTTATTAGATACGCCGGGTCACCAAGATTTTAGTGAAGATACCTACCGCACTTTAGCCGCTGCTGATAATGCGGTGATGTTAGTGGATGCAGCTAAAGGCTTAGAGCCGCAAACCCGAAAATTGTTTGAGGTTTGCAAGTTACGGTCCCTGCCTATTTTTACCTTTATCAACAAGCTCGATCGACCTGGAAGAGAGCCCTTAGAACTACTTGACGAAATTGAGCAAGAGTTGGGACTGCAGACCTATGCTGTCAATTGGCCCATTGGCATGGGTGATCGCTTTCAAGGGGTGTTTGATCGACGCAGTCGTAAAATCCACCTCTTTCAGCGCAGCGATCATGGCAAGCGGGAGGCCATCGACACCCAAATTGATTTAGGCGATCCACAAATAGAGTCTTTGCTGGATCAGGAACTCTATTTTCAGCTTAAGGATGAGCTGGAACTGATTGAGGAATTAGGGTCTCCCTTAGATCTGGAGCAGGTTCATAACGGCCAGATGACCCCCATCTTTTTCGGCAGTGCCATGACCAACTTCGGGGTGGAACTCTTTCTGGAAGCCTTTTTGGACTATGCCCTGAAGCCAGGGGCCTATGAGAGTACCCAAGGCACCATTGAGCCGACCTATGAAGATTTCTCGGGATTTGTGTTTAAGCTCCAGGCCAATATGGATCCGAAACATCGCGATCGGGTCGCGTTTATCCGGGTGTGTTCGGGCAAGTTCGAGAAGGATATGACCGTAAGCCATGCCCGTACAGGCAAAACCATTCGCCTCTCTCGTCCCCAAAAGCTCTTTGCCCAGGGCCGTAATTCCCTAGAAGAAGCCTATCCCGGGGATATTATTGGTTTAAATAATCCAGGCGTTTTTGCCATTGGCGACACCATTTTTAAGGGAAAAAAACTGGCCTATGAAGGGATTCCTTGCTTTTCACCTGAATTGTTTGCCTACCTAAAAAATCCGAATCCCTCTAAATTCAAGCAATTCCAGAAAGGTGTTTCTGAGTTGCGGGAAGAAGGCGCAGTACAAATTATGTACTCTGAAGATGAAATTAAGCGTGACCCGATCTTAGCAGCGGTGGGGCAACTGCAATTTGAAGTGGTTCAATTCCGACTCCAAAATGAGTATGGTGTTGAAACTCGGTTGGAATTATTGCCCTATTCCGTTGCCCGGTGGGTCAAAGGGGGATGGTCGGCCTTAGAGTCCGTGGGGCGAATTTTTAATGCCATCACCGTCAAAGATAGCTGGGGGCGTCCTGTTTTACTGTTTAAGAATGAATGGAATTTGCACCAAATGCATGGTGATCACCCTGATTTGGAACTGAGTGCGATCGCACCTTTGGCTATTGATCAAAACAGGGTGAGTTAA
- a CDS encoding helix-turn-helix transcriptional regulator: protein MSSGELQGNHQLSERELQVIELVASGLKNEEISQRLDISKRTVDNHISNILTKTDTDNRVALVRWALQWGKVCLDDVNCCTLPQAEP, encoded by the coding sequence ATGAGTAGTGGCGAGCTGCAAGGAAATCATCAATTGTCTGAACGGGAGTTGCAAGTCATTGAACTAGTGGCTTCTGGCCTTAAAAATGAAGAAATTTCTCAGCGGCTAGATATTAGTAAGCGAACGGTCGACAACCACATTAGCAATATCCTCACTAAAACGGATACGGATAACCGCGTTGCTCTCGTTCGGTGGGCTTTGCAGTGGGGTAAAGTATGTCTCGATGACGTAAATTGTTGCACCTTACCTCAGGCGGAGCCATAA
- a CDS encoding AGE family epimerase/isomerase, protein MNLTFAELALQYKQALLDDVLPFWQNYSLDEQEGGYFTCLDTQGQVYDTDKFIWLQNRQVWTFSMLYNQLSPDPDWLEVARLGADFLAKKGRDADGNWYFALNRAGAPLVQPYNIFSDCFAAMAFSQFAIASQEDAAKAVALQAYNNVLRRQQDPKGRYNKLYPGTRPLKSLAVPMILANLTLEMAPLLDATQLDQVLDQTVQEVMTDFLDAERGLVFEAVAPEGDQVDCFEGRLINPGHGIEAMWFLMDIGQRRYDTALIERAVDVVLNILDFSWDQEYGGLFYFLDAAGHPPQQLEWDQKLWWVHLETLVALVIGYRLTGREECWQWYQKVHDYSWSHFADPGREWFGYLNRAGQVHLQLKGGKWKGCFHVPRALFLCWQQFEKLSAKDLA, encoded by the coding sequence ATGAACCTGACGTTTGCAGAACTGGCCTTACAGTACAAACAAGCGCTGTTAGATGATGTCCTCCCGTTTTGGCAAAACTATTCTTTAGATGAGCAGGAAGGGGGCTACTTTACTTGCTTAGATACCCAAGGCCAGGTCTACGATACGGATAAATTTATTTGGCTGCAAAACCGCCAAGTCTGGACCTTCTCTATGCTTTATAATCAGCTCTCTCCAGACCCTGACTGGCTAGAAGTGGCCCGATTGGGGGCTGATTTTCTGGCCAAAAAAGGACGAGATGCAGACGGTAACTGGTATTTTGCTTTGAATCGGGCCGGAGCACCTTTAGTGCAGCCCTACAATATCTTCTCAGATTGCTTTGCGGCGATGGCTTTTAGCCAATTTGCGATCGCGTCCCAGGAAGACGCCGCAAAAGCTGTGGCCCTCCAAGCCTATAACAATGTTCTCCGACGCCAACAAGATCCTAAAGGACGGTATAACAAACTCTATCCTGGGACACGTCCCTTAAAATCCCTTGCCGTTCCCATGATTTTGGCGAACTTAACCTTAGAAATGGCCCCCCTGCTCGATGCCACTCAGCTGGATCAGGTCTTGGATCAGACGGTGCAAGAGGTGATGACCGATTTTCTGGATGCAGAACGAGGCTTAGTATTTGAAGCCGTGGCTCCAGAGGGTGACCAGGTCGATTGCTTTGAAGGTCGATTAATTAATCCTGGCCATGGTATTGAGGCTATGTGGTTTTTGATGGATATTGGCCAACGTCGCTATGATACGGCGTTAATTGAGCGGGCCGTTGATGTGGTGCTGAATATCTTGGACTTTAGCTGGGATCAGGAGTATGGCGGCTTGTTCTACTTCCTAGATGCAGCAGGACATCCTCCCCAGCAATTGGAGTGGGACCAAAAATTATGGTGGGTTCATCTAGAAACGTTAGTGGCCTTGGTGATTGGGTACCGCTTGACCGGTCGAGAAGAATGCTGGCAATGGTATCAAAAGGTGCATGACTATAGCTGGTCTCATTTTGCCGATCCGGGTCGAGAATGGTTTGGCTATCTAAATCGAGCCGGACAAGTCCATTTGCAGCTTAAAGGTGGAAAGTGGAAGGGCTGCTTCCATGTACCTAGAGCTTTGTTCCTCTGCTGGCAACAGTTTGAAAAGCTGAGTGCCAAAGACTTGGCATGA
- a CDS encoding sodium:proton antiporter — MEGNLEITLLMVITVVAGISAQVIADFLKVPSIVFLLLFGIAMGPSGFGVLHPSLLGNGLEVMVSLCVALILFEGGLNLQLREVEEVSTSLRNLVTVGALVTLFGGGLAAHWLSEFPWQIAFLYASLVVVTGPTVVAPLLKQVNADRQVSTLLEGEGVLIDPVGAILAVVVLNIVLQGNADPFTIVSGLLLRLGIGGVIGIGGGWLLGLFLKRARFLSEDLKNLSVLAGLWGLFGLSQALISESGLMTAVAAGIMLKIAALPEERLLLRFKNQLSILAISVLFILLSADLSIASIFALGWGGTFTVAALMLIVRPLNILVSTWSSDLNWRQKAFLSWVAPRGIVAASVASLFAISLTKQGINGGDAIKALVFLTIILTVCVQGLSARWVAGWLKVRSDEARGAMIVGCNPFGRTVAHLIKSRGEDVVMIDANPEYCKQAKAENLTVYRTSALNMDALDNLGLASIGTFLTATSNSEVNSVLAQRVMEEFRPPRVLAVYPDQSPETEVAEPAEKLASPEVKRAFSSQLSIKEWNQYLSTNEVKITDTVLDIDEHKFKRQRDHLQALISAGTVIPLLVQRQDQLRIAKADEEWQPCDRITYGLHIPKPKFGLAIPNETMQVSS, encoded by the coding sequence ATGGAAGGAAATTTAGAAATTACCCTGTTAATGGTGATCACTGTTGTGGCAGGGATTTCAGCCCAGGTGATTGCTGATTTTCTCAAAGTTCCCAGTATTGTTTTTCTGCTACTGTTTGGCATTGCCATGGGGCCGAGCGGTTTTGGGGTGCTCCACCCCAGCTTGCTAGGCAATGGTTTAGAGGTGATGGTCTCTCTCTGTGTGGCGCTTATCCTGTTTGAAGGAGGGCTGAACTTACAGCTGAGGGAGGTAGAAGAAGTTTCTACTAGCTTGCGCAATTTGGTGACGGTGGGAGCGTTGGTCACCTTGTTTGGTGGTGGTCTAGCAGCCCACTGGTTGAGCGAGTTCCCTTGGCAAATTGCTTTTCTCTATGCCTCTCTGGTGGTAGTGACGGGGCCAACAGTTGTGGCTCCCCTGCTGAAACAGGTGAATGCCGACCGACAGGTGTCGACCCTTTTGGAGGGGGAAGGCGTTCTGATTGATCCAGTCGGAGCAATTTTAGCGGTCGTCGTCCTCAATATTGTTCTGCAAGGGAATGCGGATCCGTTCACTATTGTCAGCGGCCTGCTGCTGCGTCTGGGGATTGGGGGCGTGATTGGAATTGGCGGAGGATGGCTACTGGGCCTGTTTCTCAAGCGGGCTCGATTCCTCTCGGAAGACTTAAAAAATTTATCGGTTTTAGCCGGTTTGTGGGGATTATTTGGCCTCTCCCAAGCCTTGATTAGCGAATCAGGCTTGATGACGGCAGTAGCGGCGGGCATCATGCTTAAAATTGCCGCGTTGCCAGAAGAGCGACTGCTGTTGCGATTTAAGAATCAACTCAGCATTCTGGCGATTTCAGTTTTATTTATTCTGCTATCTGCCGATTTGTCCATTGCCAGTATTTTTGCGTTGGGTTGGGGAGGAACGTTTACGGTTGCAGCATTAATGCTGATTGTGCGCCCTCTGAATATCCTGGTGTCGACCTGGTCCAGTGACCTGAATTGGCGGCAAAAAGCATTTTTATCTTGGGTGGCTCCTCGAGGAATTGTGGCGGCATCGGTGGCCTCCTTATTTGCTATTTCCCTGACCAAACAAGGGATCAATGGGGGTGATGCCATTAAAGCCCTCGTCTTCTTAACCATTATTTTGACGGTTTGTGTGCAGGGACTGTCTGCTCGATGGGTGGCTGGCTGGCTCAAGGTCCGCTCGGATGAAGCGAGAGGGGCTATGATTGTGGGCTGCAATCCGTTCGGCCGGACGGTTGCCCATCTGATCAAGAGCCGGGGCGAAGATGTGGTGATGATTGATGCCAATCCTGAATACTGTAAGCAGGCGAAAGCCGAGAATCTGACGGTGTATCGAACCAGTGCCCTGAATATGGATGCCCTGGATAATCTGGGTCTAGCTTCCATCGGCACCTTTTTAACGGCCACCAGTAATTCTGAGGTCAACTCGGTACTAGCCCAGCGGGTAATGGAAGAATTTCGACCCCCGCGAGTATTAGCCGTCTATCCCGATCAGTCGCCAGAAACGGAAGTGGCTGAACCGGCGGAAAAATTGGCAAGCCCAGAGGTGAAGCGAGCCTTCTCTTCTCAGCTTTCGATTAAAGAATGGAATCAGTACCTCAGCACCAATGAAGTCAAAATTACCGATACGGTCTTGGATATCGATGAGCATAAGTTTAAGCGGCAGCGAGATCATCTGCAGGCTTTGATTAGTGCTGGAACCGTTATTCCGCTGCTTGTTCAGCGCCAAGACCAATTGCGTATTGCCAAGGCGGATGAAGAGTGGCAACCTTGCGATCGCATCACCTACGGTCTCCATATCCCTAAGCCCAAATTTGGACTTGCTATCCCCAACGAAACCATGCAGGTTTCTTCATAA